A DNA window from Tachysurus fulvidraco isolate hzauxx_2018 chromosome 4, HZAU_PFXX_2.0, whole genome shotgun sequence contains the following coding sequences:
- the kat6b gene encoding histone acetyltransferase KAT6B, translating to MVKLANPLYTEWILEAIQKIKRQKQRPSEERICHAVSTLHGLDKSTVLQQLELAVKDGSILKVTSKGCASYKDPDNPGRIASIRPGGPVPLSAGSVVPAGDLRHLDWNKVLRRAIEGLGVPAGSSLRNIERFLRSQNDLANVVANPRFQQRLRLAAKRAVNNGRLLKDGPLYRMRHGSAGGKTGFRTSIGLALDLPPVTLLPHEKDQPRVDPIPICSFCLGTKESNRDKTPEELLSCADCGSSGHPSCLKFSANLTANVKALRWQCIECKTCSSCQVQGKNADEMLFCDSCDRGFHMECCDPPLSRMPKGMWICQVCRPKEQEEKRLLHKTAAQIRRRYAKPGRPRKNLVHQIMPDSSAARTLELCEREEHSWGSKSSACTSPTSSTFSYCTDMQGHLSLGIPLASTPASLTSSPTLPPYNKKTKSLIDGLSRFFTPSPLGRRMRADASTSSEPHRPKKRTYRKRLCDPRSISAVTGTSQRITALCNALTTPCSLSGHSPTSLNPSQSDSPQSSSSQSSGPSLSSLASSSQLKGLFDGLSHIYATQGQSRQKGLPSYAPPKRGQCTRDASSSPTTPLQLHGNKPIEGFSSKLTSVSCSDSGWPPKRGRPFKTALHFKRAPFLKKHRLLGRFRFKASPQKGSPTPGRNSLTHGRNHSTWSDQNHVLNSLRCLKREVQETRLPSSSEQVNEEDIKMFKRTQELSSKRTVLVSGGDHGPSLIELGKYEIQTWYSSPYPPEFSRLQKLYLCEFCLKYMKSPDILQRHSKKCGWFHPPANEIYRKDNLSVFEVDGNVSKIFCQNLCLLAKLFLDHKTLYYDVEPFLFYVLTQNDEKGCHLIGYFSKEKLCQQKYNVSCIMIMPQYQRQGFGRFLIDFSYLLSRREGQAGSPEKPLSDLGRLSYLAYWKSVILEYLHNHPDKSVSIKGMSKATGMCPHDIATTLQQLNMIDVQDGRFVIIRKHQTIQKHMSRLREKPRIYEVDPDRLVWTPARSVYRKPSESHHRKGAEKANLAICGESSTEKRARMMSSRIPPLTKSNSYTRRNPEQMLATTIEKDLDVSEDSSSDDNISVRSQSTPGLKRKRAGPLRRRRGRRRVRINSSVTTETISERTEVLDEPFENSDVESPRPQLSHSVRREGSEEEEEEESSVRTVVRRPGRPRKKERQNDNHSNQQEEEQVEDAVKKDNPRPLKRKKGWPKGVKRGPPKWRLKKERKMGFKLNLYTPPETPMVSMEQEPEEEQVDSPVSVPECSESVFPNESEYVKPELHSDTLITESQEPSEEQKDDEPTDKPDSVAVSPCDAVNQESMSGSMNCDEQSPESTEQERSQEPNEEHKCSEPQAHGEQEEEEEEEDELEPSHVEDHDADDEDDGHVDSSEVRKEDPTPVLEKEPPDNTDPKPNSCSEEKEQDPPVQSSGELISDNGLVSMDTQENPVDSDHQPDSESDEEEEEDEEHSQNVDQKDAGPLTPAIKEDHSICPEIDMETAQAVQSLTQETEHERHFQDCVETQEACRSLQRYVHVDQSPQMTPIDDCQQSDHSSPMSSVHSHPSQSVRSVNSPAVSILENSYTQISPDQGTISVHSLHNNMETSPMMDVPSVSDHSQQVVDSGFSDLGSIESTTENYENPSSYDSTLGGSICGTGASTGASSQSSCSYGNLSSSGSHGQSSCAVSQQMAGPVVNNTGACSMLQQNSMSSPQGCSVKSPQGCVPERQPGHGHGHGPGHGHGHGHMHSHGHHHNHHHHHHPHQHHQHQHHQQPLSHCSMPGSFPPPMQLPDLPESNNPSTNLGLYERMGQGEYGGGHYAQPSATFSLAKLQQLTNTLMDHPLPFSHSASHPITSYTNNNGSLSSQLGPHNPALMPLSQPPHTVTGGGPQTQATMTPPPNMTPPPMMVQRNMGTPNMNLAPSQRLQTQIAPKNHHHHPVSIRSKSAPLTPHHQQQMYGRSPQAVTMQAPSRTLAMAPRMNMGVNLMPAPGYNVNSMNVNMAPLNAMNTYRVTQPMMNGSYHGSTTYMNQSPQYSMQMGMMGTQPYPQQPMQAPPHGNMMYSPAGHHNYVNTGMSKQPLNGPYMRR from the exons CCTCGTGTTGACCCCATCCCTATATGCAGCTTCTGTTTGGGTACGAAGGAGTCTAATCGAGATAAGACACCAGAAGAACTGCTGTCATGCGCAGACTGTGGGAGCAGTG GCCATCCGTCTTGTCTGAAGTTTTCAGCCAATTTGACTGCAAATGTCAAAGCCTTACGATGGCAATGTATCGAATGTAAAACGTGCAGTTCCTGTCAAGTTCAGGGGAAAAATGCT GATGAAATGCTGTTCTGTGACTCCTGTGATCGGGGGTTTCATATGGAATGCTGTGATCCACCACTCTCCAGAATGCCAAAAG GAATGTGGATCTGCCAAGTATGCAGGCCAAAGGAGCAGGAGGAAAAACGACTGCTGCACAAAACAGCAGCGCAGATCAGGAGGCGATATGCAAAACCAGGAAGGCCGAGGAAAAATCTTGTGCATCAAATAAT GCCTGACAGTAGTGCTGCACGAACCCTTgagctgtgtgagagagaggaacatagTTGGGGTTCTAAGAGTTCAGCCTGCACTTCACCCACGTCCAGCACCTTCTCATACTGCACAGACATGCAGGGCCACTTGAGCCTCGGCATTCCCCTTGCATCGACCCCAGCTTCTCTCACTTCCTCGCCCACACTGCCTCCATACAACAAGAAAACCAAAAGTCTCATCGATGGCCTCTCGAGATTTTTCACGCCCTCTCCACTGGGCCGACGCATGCGTGCTGACGCATCCACGTCTTCTGAACCACATAGGCCTAAGAAACGGACTTACCGGAAACGCCTGTGCGACCCTCGTTCCATCTCAGCAGTGACGGGCACCAGCCAAAGGATAACTGCCCTATGTAATGCTCTCACAACCCCCTGCTCTTTATCAGGACACAGCCCAACATCACTGAATCCCAGTCAGTCTGATTCTCCTCAGAGCTCCTCATCCCAGTCGAGTGGCCCATCACTCAGCAGTCTTGCAAGCAGCAGTCAGCTGAAGGGACTATTTGATGGACTGTCTCACATCTACGCTACTCAGGGACAGTCCCGGCAGAAGGGACTGCCCAGCTATGCACCACCTAAACGAGGCCAATGCACCCGGGACGCTTCTTCCTCACCCACAACGCCTTTGCAACTCCATGGTAATAAGCCCATCGAAGGGTTCAGTAGCAAACTAACATCAGTATCCTGCTCAGACTCTGGCTGGCCACCTAAGCGAGGAAGGCCTTTTAAGACGGCACTTCATTTTAAGCGAGCCCCCTTCCTGAAGAAGCACAGGCTGTTAGGGAGGTTTAGGTTTAAGGCATCCCCGCAGAAGGGCAGCCCCACACCAGGGAGGAACAGCCTGACACACGGAAGAAACCATAGCACATGGTCTGACCAAAATCATG TCTTAAATTCATTGAGATGCCTAAAAAGAGAAGTTCAGGAAACAAGGTTGCCTTCGTCCAGCGAGCAAGTAAACGAAGAGGACATTAAGATGTTCAAGCGTACCCAGGAGCTCTCCTCAAAG AGGACCGTGCTTGTAAGCGGTGGCGATCATGGACCGTCACTCATAGAGTTAGGAAAATATGAAATACAGACATGGTACTCTTCACCGTATCCTCCAGAATTCTCAAG ATTACAAAAGCTCTATCTCTGCGAGTTCTGTCTGAAGTACATGAAAAGCCCGGACATTCTGCAAAGACATTCAAAGAAGTGTGGCTGGTTTCACCCGCCAGCTAATGAGATCTACAGAAAAGATAACCTTTCAGTGTTTGAG gTTGATGGAAATGTAAGCAAAATTTTCTGCCAAAACCTCTGTCTGCTTGCAAAGCTTTTTCTTGACCACAAAACGCTATACTACGATGTGGAGCCTTTCCTTTTCTATGTTTTAACACAAAACGATGAAAAAGGTTGCCATCTTATCGGATACTTCTCAAAG GAAAAGCTTTGCCAGCAGAAGTACAATGTCTCCTGCATAATGATCATGCCCCAGTACCAAAGGCAAGGATTTGGGAGGTTTCTCATTGATTTCA GTTACTTACTCTCCAGGAGGGAAGGCCAGGCCGGGTCCCCGGAGAAGCCTCTATCAGATCTGGGTCGTCTGTCCTACTTGGCGTATTGGAAAAGTGTCATACTGGAGTACCTGCACAATCACCCGGATAAGAGTGTGAGCATCAAGGGAATGAGCAAAGCCACAGGCATGTGTCCACATGACATTGCCACCACACTCCAGCAGCTCAACATGATTGATGTGCAGGATGGCAG atttgtgATCATTCGAAAGCATCAGACGATTCAAAAGCACATGTCAAGGCTTAGAGAGAAACCACGTATTTACGAGGTTGATCCTGACCGTCTCGTCTGGACTCCTGCTAGATCAGTCTACCGAAAACCTTCAGAGAGCCACCATAGAAAAGGAGCAGAG AAAGCAAATCTTGCAATATGCGGTGAATCATCCACTGAGAAGCGAGCACGAATGATGAGCAGTAGGATACCTCCTCTTACCAAGAGTAACAGCTACACCAGACGGAACCCAGAGCAAATGCTTGCTACCACAATTGAAAAGGACTTGGACGTCAGCGAGGATAGCAGCAGTGATGACAATATTTCAGTCCGATCACAGTCTACACCAGGGCTCAAGCGAAAG agaGCAGGCCCTCTGCGGAGAAGAAGAGGCAGGAGGAGAGTGCGCATCAACAGTAGCGTCACCACAGAAACAATATCTGAGAGAACAGAGGTGCTGGATGAGCCATTTGAAAACTCTGATGTGGAGAGCCCGAGGCCACAGCTAAGCCATTCTGTCAGGAGGGAAGgaagtgaggaagaggaggaggaagagagcaGTGTAAGAACAGTTGTGCGTAGACCTGGTAGACCAAGGAAGAAGGAAAGACAAAATGACAATCATTCAAATCAACAGGAAGAAGAGCAAGTTGAAG ATGCTGTGAAAAAGGACAATCCTCGGCCTCTTAAGCGGAAAAAAGGCTGGCCTAAAGGAGTGAAGCGAGGGCCTCCTAAATGGAGgctaaagaaagagagaaaaatgggATTTAAGCTCAACCTCTACACACCACCTGAGACACCCATGGTCAGTATGGAGCAGGAACCAGAGGAAGAGCAGGTGGACAGTCCTGTCTCTGTTCCTGAATGCTCCGAGTCTGTTTTTCCAAACGAATCAGAGTATGTAAAGCCCGAGCTGCACTCCGACACCCTGATCACCGAGTCACAGGAACCCAGTGAAGAACAGAAGGACGACGAGCCTACAGATAAACCGGATTCTGTGGCTGTTTCTCCCTGTGATGCAGTGAACCAGGAAAGTATGTCGGGTTCTATGAACTGTGATGAACAGTCCCCTGAAAGTACAGAACAAGAAAGAAGCCAGGAGCCAAATGAGGAGCATAAATGCAGTGAGCCCCAGGCCCATGGTgagcaggaagaggaggaagaggaggaggatgaactAGAACCTTCTCATGTGGAGGATCATGAtgcagatgatgaagatgatggccATGTGGATTCTAGTGAGGTAAGGAAGGAGGATCCTACACCAGTACTGGAGAAAGAGCCTCCAGATAACACTGATCCCAAGCCAAACTCTTGCAGTGAAGAGAAGGAACAGGATCCTCCTGTGCAGTCTTCTGGAGAGCTGATTTCAGACAATGGATTAGTTagcatggacacacaggagAACCCTGTAGACTCTGACCATCAGCCTGACTCTGAATcagatgaggaggaagaggaagacgaGGAGCACAGTCAAAATGTTGACCAAAAAGATGCTGGTCCTTTGACACCTGCAATAAAAGAGGACCACAGTATTTGTCCAGAGATTGACATGGAAACTGCCCAAGCAGTTCAGTCCCTAACGCAGGAGACTGAGCATGAGCGGCATTTCCAAGACTGTGTAGAGACCCAGGAGGCCTGCCGCAGCCTGCAGAGGTATGTGCATGTGGACCAGAGTCCCCAAATGACTCCAATAGATGACTGCCAGCAGTCAGACCACAGCAGTCCAATGTCCTCTGTTCACTCGCACCCAAGCCAATCGGTGCGATCTGTCAATAGCCCAGCTGTGTCTATTCTAGAGAACAGCTACACTCAGATTAGCCCAGACCAAGGCACGATCTCTGTGCACTCCCTTCATAATAATATGGAAACGAGTCCAATGATGGATGTCCCTTCTGTGTCTGACCACTCACAGCAGGTAGTGGACAGTGGCTTTAGTGACCTTGGAAGCATTGAAAGCACGACTGAGAATTATGAGAATCCCAGTAGCTATGACTCCACACTAGGTGGCAGCATTTGTGGTAcaggagccagcactggtgccTCTTCCCAGAGCAGCTGTTCCTATGGCAACCTTTCCTCCAGTGGCAGCCATGGACAGAGCAGCTGCGCTGTGTCCCAGCAGATGGCTGGCCCTGTAGTGAACAATACTGGCGCCTGCAGTATGCTACAGCAGAACAGCATGAGCTCCCCACAGGGCTGCAGCGTCAAATCTCCACAAGGCTGTGTACCAGAGAGGCAGCctggacatggacatggacatggtCCTGGACATGGACATGGGCATGGACACATGCACAGTCATggccaccaccacaaccaccatcaccatcaccacccacaccaacaccatcagCATCAGCACCACCAGCAGCCCCTGTCTCACTGCTCTATGCCTGGCAGCTTTCCTCCACCCATGCAACTCCCTGACCTACCTGAGTCAAACAATCCCTCCACCAATCTAGGACTGTATGAGAGAATGGGCCAGGGTGAGTATGGGGGTGGGCACTATGCACAGCCCTCGGCTACTTTCAGCCTGGCTAAGCTCCAGCAGCTTACCAATACTCTCATGGACCATCCTCTGCCTTTTAGCCACTCTGCATCTCATCCCATCACATCTTATACCAACAACAACGGTTCATTGTCCTCACAGCTTGGCCCTCACAACCCCGCGCTGATGCCTCTGTCTCAGCCTCCGCACACAGTCACAGGCGGAGGCCCTCAGACGCAGGCCACCATGACTCCACCCCCTAACATGACCCCTCCACCTATGATGGTGCAGCGCAACATGGGCACACCAAACATGAACTTGGCCCCCTCCCAAAGACTGCAGACACAAATTGCACCCAagaatcaccatcatcatccgGTGTCCATCCGCTCTAAATCTGCACCACTGACCCCTCACCACCAGCAGCAGATGTACGGCAGGAGTCCACAGGCTGTTACCATGCAGGCTCCAAGCAGGACACTAGCCATGGCACCTCGCATGAACATGGGTGTGAACCTCATGCCCGCTCCTGGTTACAATGTAAACTCAATGAACGTAAATATGGCGCCTCTTAACGCAATGAACACGTACAGAGTGACCCAGCCCATGATGAATGGGAGTTACCATGGCAGCACAACGTATATGAACCAATCTCCACAGTACTCTATGCAGATGGGCATGATGGGTACTCAGCCTTACCCACAGCAGCCCATGCAGGCTCCTCCTCATGGCAATATGATGTACAGTCCAGCAGGTCACCACAATTACGTGAACACTGGCATGTCCAAACAACCCTTAAACGGGCCTTATATGAGACGATAA
- the LOC113661012 gene encoding dual specificity phosphatase 29-like: MKSNSSKPSQIKNTQKPAQCDPDSEYITPELFELQKLFWQGTGAAYTHINEVWPRVYIGDEKTALERHNLENMGITHILNAAEGKWNNVATGPDYYHNMNIFYYGVEAEDIPTFNLAQFFYSAAQFIDHALSKPDSKLLVHCVMGRSRSATLFLAYLMIYKNMTVVDAIELVRKHRCILPNRGFLKQLRHLDVQLQEQRHKKQTENPDNIARDTHLDSSCGT; this comes from the exons ATGAAGTCTAACAGTTCAAAACCGAGCcaaatcaaaaacacacaaaaaccagCACAGTGTGACCCAGACAGCGAGTACATCACCCCAGAGCTGTTTGAGCTGCAGAAACTCTTCTGGCAAGGAACAGGAGCAGCTTACACCCACATCAACGAGGTCTGGCCCAGAGTCTACATCGGTGATGA AAAGACAGCACTGGAGCGCCACAACTTGGAGAACATGGGGATCACGCACATCCTCAATGCAGCTGAGGGAAAATGGAACAATGTTGCTACAGGTCCAGATTACTACCACAACATGAACATCTTTTACTATGGAGTGGAGGCAGAAGACATTCCAACTTTCAACCTAGCACAGTTTTTCTACTCAGCAGCTCAATTTATTGACCATGCACTCAGCAAACCAGACA GTAAACTGCTTGTACACTGCGTCATGGGACGAAGTCGCTCAGCAACTTTATTTTTGGCTTACTTAATGATCTACAAGAATATGACTGTTGTTGATGCAATTGAGCTTGTAAGGAAGCACCGATGCATTTTACCCAACAGAGGATTTCTAAAGCAACTCCGACACCTGGatgttcagctacaagagcaaaGGCACAAGAAACAAACTGAAAATCCAGACAACATAGCCCGAGACACACATCTAGATTCATCATGTGGCACATAA
- the dusp13a gene encoding dual specificity protein phosphatase 13 encodes MLSLKELCAYETPSVAELQDFLLADRHPTGHVNQVWPNVYIGNEVAARDKSMLYSMGITHIVNAASGPPHVNTGPRFYRDMAVDYYEVVADDSTDFIMSVFFYPTARFIHAALSNKGKVFVHCLMGVSRSATLVLAFLMICEQLTLKEAARVVRQHRDICPNPGFLNQLRHLDMSLVRERKRKLEAFKL; translated from the exons AT GTTGTCTCTTAAGGAGCTCTGCGCCTATGAAACACCATCCGTTGCTGAACTGCAGGACTTCCTGTTGGCTGACAGGCACCCCACTGGACATGTCAACCAAGTGTGGCCCAATGTGTACATTGGCAATGA AGTTGCAGCCCGTGACAAGTCAATGCTGTACAGCATGGGGATCACCCACATAGTCAATGCAGCCAGCGGCCCCCCTCATGTAAACACCGGACCTCGCTTCTACAGAGACATGGCTGTAGATTATTATGAGGTGGTGGCCGACGATTCCACAGATTTCATCATGAGTGTTTTCTTCTACCCAACAGCGAGATTTATACATGCCGCCTTGTCCAATAAAG GGAAAGTGTTTGTGCATTGCTTGATGGGAGTCAGCCGCTCGGCCACACTCGTCTTGGCCTTTCTTATGATCTGTGAGCAGTTGACCTTAAAGGAGGCAGCACGAGTTGTTCGCCAACACAGAGATATTTGCCCCAACCCTGGCTTTCTTAATCAACTCCGTCACCTCGACATGAGCCTCGTGCGCGAAAGGAAGAGGAAGCTTGAAGCTTTCAAGCTATAA